The sequence ATGATAAGTCTGCACTTTGGCATGCTAGACTAGGTCACTTAAGCAATAAGGGCATGGATATCCTGAAAAAGGCTGGTGTTTTTGGAAATGACAAGATATCAGACATCCCATTTTGTGAACCTTGCATTCTAGGAAAACATCACAAGTCTGCATTCCCTATTTCTGTTCCCTATCCAAGAAAGCATGTAAGCACTGAAATCCTTGAGTATCTGCATGCTGATGTCTGGGGCCCTGCAAAGGTGCCCACTCATGGTGGCAATGTGTATTTCTTGTCTgtgattgatgatttttctaggaAAACTTGGGTGtttcttatgaaaaacaaatctgATGTGTTTGATAAATTGTCTAAGTGGGCTGTtcaaattcaaaaccaaaccaGAAAAAGCATCAAATGCATTAGAACTGACAATGGTCTTGAGTTTTGTAATCATTCCATGGATAAATGGTGTTCTGAGTCAGGCATCATTAGGCATAAGTCAGTTCCATACActccacaacaaaatggagtggttgagagaatgaatagaactctccttgagagagttaggAGCCTCCTTGTTGCATCTGGTCTTTCAAAACATTTTTGGGGTGAAGCTCTTATGACTGCTGTCTACTTGATTAACAGATCTCCTTCTGTGCCTTTACTTGGTAAAATACCTGAGTCTGTATTCTGGAATAAGCCTGTATGCTTGAATAATCTGAGAGTCTTTGGCTGTGCTGCTTATGTGCATCAGAATATTGATAAACTTGAGCCTAGGGCTAAGAAGTGTATCTTCCTAGGTTACCCTGAAGGAGTTAAGGGATATAGATTATGGGATAAGTCTGTGCCTGGGTTTAAAACTTGCATTAGCAGAGATGTCTCTTTTAATGAACTGAGTTTTCCATGTTTGCTGAATTCCTCACATTCTGTtgctccaagtgaggtggagaacCTGAATGCTTATGATGCTGCTAAATATGAGTTTATGTTTACTCCTGTGATTCCTGTTGAGGTGGAACCCGAGCCAAATCCTGATCCTACTCCTCCCCTTGATCCTGCAATTCCTGAACCTATTGTGAATGAACATGATGTGCAAGAGCCTGCTCAAAATGATGTGACTGTGAATGATAATTTGAATGAATATCAACTTACTAGAGATAGAGAAAGAAGGCATGTTAGGCAGCCTGCTAGGTTTGATGATTACAACATGTCCATGTATGCCTTTAATGTGTTTAACAATGTGGATCAGACTGAACCTTGTTCTTATTCTGAAGCTGTTAACTCTGATGAATCTGCTAAGTGGTTAACTGCTATGGAATCTGAAATGAACTCTCTGCATAACAACAATACCTGGATTTTGGTTCCTAAACCTGCTGACTGCTCTATTGTTGAATGCAAATGGTTGTTTAAGATTAAAAATGAGGTGGAAAATGTCAGGTATAAGGCTAAGCTTGTTGCCAAAGGTTTTACACAGAAAGAAGGCATTGATTATAATGAAATATTTGCTCCTGTTGTGAAATTTACTACTGTGCGCATCATGCTTGCTCTCTGTGCTCATTTTAATTGGGAACTAAAACAAATGGATGTTACAACTGCCTTCTTGCATGGTGAGCTggaaaatgatatatatatgaagcagCCAGAGGGTTTTGTTGACAAAAACTTTCCTGATCATGTTTGCCTACTCAAAAAGTCTTTATATGGTCTAAAGCAGTCACCTAGGCAATGGAACTTAAAATTTGATCAATGCATGAAAAGCTTGAATTTTGTTAGGAGCAGTTTTGATCATTGTTTGTATCACTTGAGTGGTAAGTCTCCTGTATTCTTGCTtctatatgttgatgatatgcttatCCTTGGTCCTTGCTTGAAAACTATACAGCATGTTCAAAAGTGCCTTTGTGAAATGTTTGACATGAAATATTTAGGTGATGCCAAGAAGATTCTAGGCATGAGCATAGAAAGagatagggaaaattgcaccctTTTGCTGCATCAATCTGAATATGTGAATCAAGTCTTGCATAAGTTCAACATGTTTGATTGTAACCCTGTCAGTGTGCCTCTTGGATCCCATTTTGAACTGAGTAAGAAGCAATGTCCCACCTCTGACACTGATCTTGAAGAAATGAGAAACATACCTTATGCTAATGCTATAGGCTCTGTTATGTACTTGATGATTAGCACTAGGCCTGATATTGCTTATGCTGTTTCTTGTTTGAGCAGGTACATGTCAAATCCTGGCCTTCCCCACTGGGAAGCCATGAAATGGCTATTTAGATATCTGAAATCTTCTATGAAACATGGTCTGCTTTTCTCTAAGTCTAAAAATGGTGTGAAATGTGTGGGTTATGTGGATTCTAATTATGCTAATGACAGAGATAGTAGGAAGTCCTCCACTTCTTATGTGTTTACATTGTGTGATGCCTGCATTAGTTGGAAGTCTCAGTTATAAGGCATTGTGGCCTTATCTACTACTGAATCTGAATATATAGCTGCTACTGAAGCTATGAAAGAAGCAATTTGGTTAAATGGTGTGCTTTCTGATATTAACTTTGTTGATGATAAACCTGTGCTTTTTTCTGATAGTCAGTCTGCTATACAACTATGCAAAAATCCAGTGTTCCATGATAGAACCAAACATATTGATGTCAAGTATCATTTCATCAGAGATGTTGTAGAAAGAGGTGATGTTATTCTAAACAAGATTCCCTCTGAGTTCAATCCTGCAGATATGGGCACTAAGTGCCTACCAGTTGCAAAGCTGGAATCCTGCAAAAGGACCTTGAACATTGGGCCTGGTTGATCCCTCTGTGTTTTGTGTCAAGTTCAGCCTTTGTGGCTGCTTGTTTTctgttcttttcttttgttgtttgCTGCATGAGTTGAGTCTGTTGGTCTGCTCTGATCTATGTTTGCTTACTCTGCTTGTTTTCTTTTACTCTGTATGTTAGAATCCTGCTTTGTTCTGTTGTATTGTGTCTTGTCTTTCTGTTTGTGTGTTGTGTATGTGTGCTCTGCTGAGTCTGTTAAGACTTCGATGATGACCTCTTTTAGTTTGAGAATTGGTGATTACCCTGGGTTGGTCTCTGTGGTTTGAGATTGAGACAAATATGCTTAATatttttctcaccctctcttGTCTTGACTTTGTGGCAGATAAGGGTAAAAATTAGGGCTGTGATGATAACTCCAACTCAATTGATGGCCCTTCCCTGGTGACAGAATGATCAatgtgccaaaggtggatatgtgaggtaggcccatttctcattcacttctccctttctttttctttttgggtctgGGCCAACTTCAGGGCCCAGAACCGAGCCCACTCACCTATCTAAGCCCAtccccaaaccctagcccactccTCACTCAGATATACCCCTCCGCGTccccattctctctctcatttctcatctGCGCCGCTCCTTCTCTAACCCTAAatctctccactctctctctgaCTCTTCGTTCTCTCCACTTTCCCACCGCCCTCCTGCCTTGGTTTTTCCACCGCCTTCAATGGCACGCCACCCTACCGTTGCTGCTGCCTTCCTTTATATCTCTGATGCTCTCCCATGCCGGGAGTACGTATGGTCAAGGACtgaaaggctctgctattcctttgtGGTTAAACTCCTTGAAAATACGGGATTCCCTGCGTGGGTGGTGGTATCACCGGGCTTTCCAGATCAtcggagccctgtttggtggttacctgagAAGATCTGAGCCGCCGGAGTTCTGACCTTGGCTCCTGTTGTTGGTGGCTCTGTTGAGATCTGAGAAGCTGCTCCGTCATCCATACCTTGCCTTTGATCATTcagctgccggaagggttgctgagtttaagggggaaaatctgagcccctgtgtcccgaggacaccttttccctcggctgaaaccctaaactccttttttcttctcttttctttccttGTATTGTTTTCTCCTTTCTTGTCTACCCTGTGCAGAGAAGAGGAAGGAAGGAGAAGCTGTGAAGGAGAAGCtgtgaaggagaagaagaagaagaagaagaagaagaagtgcctgagcacgaagtgagacggaccggtggttcgggaaacaagaggagtaatcccggcaaggcgaagatacccaacagtgtTATGTCAGGTTTTTGCGTTTTATTTTCTATTGCACTCTAAATGAGCGATATATCACAATCTTGTGATTTAAATTTCACGGCATTAATTACTAACAGTGTGAGGGAATATAGGAGAAAAGTTCATTTCTACAGAGtttaattaatgaaaagaaTGGAAAGTAGGAGTATAATATTGGAAGGAAAATCTTCCCAGTTTGGTTGCCAATTTAACATTATGATTTAGAGATGTATtcaattcagaatttaaaaaattttgATAGACTTTTTATAGTAGTTTATATGTGAATTCTGTCAAATTTCATGGACTGTGACCTTATGTGTCTTCTCACCCTTGTTTAGATCCGTTCCGTTCGTCTTCCTTTTTTATTGATGTTTCATCTTTGGGTGGAGAGAGGCATAGTATGTCAAAATCTCTTATGCAAAGATGGAATTTCTGGAGGagttttgtatttatattagaGCATTAAAAATCCTATAAAGTCCATGACATATAAGAATTCTACAAATTTTTAGTATCATCAAATTTCGATGGATATTTAAGAGTCATAATTGAATATCaacaaatttttaataatattttaaaatttaaattgaatatctataaatttttaaatacaaaaaaactTTTAAATTCTTAATTGAATACAACCTTTCGGTATTCTTGAACggagtataaaaataataagtgcATTTAGACAAATTTGCAAATAGACTAAGAGTAGTCAAATTTTGGATTTTGTCTTGACAAAGAGATTGTGGAAAGATAATAGAGTATGAATGAAACACAGCATGGGGTATTGAAAAACAATGAGAGCATGGATTCGATAAGAATTTACATATACAAACAATAAATGAATGAAATAAAAGAATGACACAGCACCACGtatatgatttaattaattaattaggttcACAAGCCGACAGTAAATGGAACACCGGTGGTGGGCAGCCATTGGCGACCAAATATAAGGTTGGCGACGGTGAACTGGGCCGCCTCGGCCGGGGTGGTTATATTGTGGTAACCCGTCCAATTAACCCGGTTCTCCATGGAAGCCGCCGGTCCGAAATTCTGATACTCCCCGTAATACAAAGTGTCCAAGGCGAAGTCGGAATCACCCCACTTGGACCACCCTTCCGGGTCGACCAAACCGTCCAGATAACTCTTCATGACCACGGTCCTCGAGTACTCCTGCCACGGCCGCCCCAAATACGTTCTGAACGAATCCACCACCGGTTTGAGGTCGGGCGCAGCAAGGATCCGGCAGTTGTGGATGGAGATACCCGTGTTCTGATACGGGTCGCCCCTGCCCTGAGCTGTGATGACGTTGGCCTGCCCGACCAGAGGCTTCCGGGCGTAGATGACGCAGTTCTGGAGCACGACGGCGGCGTTGCCGAAGATGATGTCCACGGTGCCGTATATGTAGCAGGATTTGTAGAGCTGGCGCTGGGCTTGAGTGAAGAGCGTGTCTTGGTACCCTTCGAAGCTGCACCCGTAGAACACGGACAGGTCGGAGGCTGACCGGAGGGCCACTGCCTGCCCGCTCTCTGCCCCCGCCGTGTTGCGGAAGGTGATGCCACGCGCTATGAATCCATTGCCGTCCACTCCtgcgtatatatataaatatatacggTTTAATTATTTGAACTATTTTAGTGCTACAAATTGTCATTTTTAATTTGTAGCAATATATTCAACCTAAAAACCATtgagtaattaaatttaaataaataacctGCATTACTCTCATCTTTTAATATTGATCAGTTATTAAGTaagaatacaaaaaatattactaatgGAATTGTAATAGGATTCGTATAAAGTGGGAATAATCTGAGGTTAATTAGCAAATGGTTTAAAGAGTTAGGTACCAAATGTGGCGGTGCTGTATGTGGTGAAGCCGGCGGAGGAGCTCCGATTGCCGGTGATGATGGTGTTCCTGACTCCATCTCCGACCAACATCACCTTATTCATGGTCCTGTTGATGAGAATGTTCTCCTCATACACTCCTCTCTTGACATACACGATGACCCGCTTCTTCCCCAGCCGGTTAGCTGTAGCGTAGTTTATCGCCTCCTGAATGGACCTGAACTGACCCGACCCGTCCTTGGACACAGTCACGTTGGCCCTCGCCGCCCAAACGTAATCCTGCAGCAGTTTCCGATCACCATCAGTAACCCACCCCGGATCATCGGCCGCGGAGTTTCCCAAAAGGCCCGCGTTCACTGCCAGGCAATTCCTTATCATCTCGGAGACGTTTCCCTTCAGAATCGGCGAGCTGAACTCGGGCAGGCTGAGCTCGTGAGATCCCGCAATGCAGGTCTCGATGTTCGTCAGCGCCGCGCTCAGCCACGTCTGCTCGTCGGAAGCTGCGTTTGCGTTTGCTCGGGTGGAACTGCTCATCATGCTTTGCAGAGTAGCGTTTAGATGGAGAATAGTGCCGTCTATGAGGTCTTCGCACTCTCGCTGAACCATCTTCTTGCTCGTGCTACCGCTGAGCTCTCTGGCTAGGGTTTTGGCCCTCTCCATGGCGGCCGCGACGCTCATGGTTCGGAAATCTTGGTGGGATTTCGGGTGGAATTGCTTCATGTGGTGGTTGCAGGGCTGCGGGTGGGAGGTGGTGCTGCACCACCATTCCATGTTCTTGGCCTCGTCTTGTGCTGCTGCTGCATGCCAAGGTGTGAGATAAATGAAGAATATTGATAGTATGATGGAGACTTTTCGGATTGTAGTAGCCATCGTTAGCTGGGGagtttttgatatttttatttggaaatttatgaatttggtTTGAAATGATGGGGAAAAAGGAGAGTTTTGAGCACTTAAATAAATGAGATACATATATGATATATCTTTAAAATAAAGGGATATCCTTGTTTCATGGATCACGGCTGTTACACTCAAGCCGGCCGTCAGCAGAGATTTTGGAAGGTTGAATACATGGAATTTGAAATTGAAGTGTGAGAGCATAAACCGTGCGGTTTTAATTTTGGAGGTGAAGCAACACGAATGGAAGTAGTAAATGAGTTAATTATTAGAGAGGATATGAAGTAATATTCAAGCATGGCACCAATATTCTACCGTATACACTCAGATGTCTGAATGCAGGCGTTTATTTTGGCAACTGAGCAAGTCAGCCGTATATATCATGAGTTTATCTCACGGAATCTATGACGAATTTACAAGTTATTTTTCCTACTTCGTATTTCTTGTTTTTGAGTCCACCAACATTAATATTTAACCAACactattaattttcttttgaaaattcAGATTATTCCCCACAGGCGCTATTGCTTATTGAGGTTCTCATGTGAATATGTGATGTAGTTCACGCAAACTTATATTGCACCTTCTAAAGCTACTTTACATATGAAGAGTTTGAtgtggatttttaaaaattgtacGGATGTGATGCGTGTGATTTAGTTGTTTATATTCTTGtgttatttatgttttaatagaATTTAATGTATATAAGTAAGGGATTTTTGATATAGAAATTAAAGAGATTGATATTGGAGTCGAGAAGAATGaattagaagaagaagaatttttTGGTATAAATTTATGAAGAGCCCAAATGACGATAAAACGTGGCGATATATTTAATGGGCTTGGAGTTTAATTAACTTTAATTCTTGGCCCATGAacttagtttttgttttttttttaaaagtcaaataaaatttattcaaaacaACATGAGTACAAGAAGTATTCAAGAACAAGAAATATAAAGAGGGGTGTCCACACACACCAACCAAAGAAAACATCTAGCAAATCCTAGATGGGAAGCATCCAATGAGGTCGGAGAACCAACAATAAGAAGAAACACAAAAATCGAAAGGATCAGAGTTCGCCCTGAACCACCTCCAGATACAAATAATAATGCCATCAACAATCCTATCAATATCCGGACACCCTTCATTAATAATCTTATCGTTCATTTCTTTCCAGATCTTCCAACAAGCGCATCGCCAAAATGACATTGAACATCATCTTTGCGTCCTTATTCTTTCCTAAGTTGACGAACTCATAAAAATGATTCAAAAGAGACATTGAAGAGAGAAATGGAACCTTGAGCCAGCAACATAATCTCTTTCAAATTGAATCGGCAAACTGACAAGAGATAAGAACGTGATCGGAGCTTTCTTCAAGAGAATGCCAAAAGGGGCAGCTGTAATCGTCGTTTTGAAGAGCGACTCTTCTTTTCATCAACGGGTTGGATCTTGTCGTAATTTTATCTTGAAGAGCCCTCCAAGTGAAAGAAGAAACCTTGCTTGCCCATGAACTTAGTTTGACGGCAAGGATATTGGCGGCTTAGTATAAGTATTAGATTAAGGGGGGGAATTAACTTTTACCTTGATTAATTTGGCAATCAATCATATTGGCGGCTGGGACGTGCACAGGAGTTTGGTGGCGGACTAGGCAGCAATTGGTTTAGT comes from Salvia miltiorrhiza cultivar Shanhuang (shh) chromosome 3, IMPLAD_Smil_shh, whole genome shotgun sequence and encodes:
- the LOC131014414 gene encoding probable pectinesterase/pectinesterase inhibitor 59 isoform X2, which codes for MLLAQAAQDEAKNMEWWCSTTSHPQPCNHHMKQFHPKSHQDFRTMSVAAAMERAKTLARELSGSTSKKMVQRECEDLIDGTILHLNATLQSMMSSSTRANANAASDEQTWLSAALTNIETCIAGSHELSLPEFSSPILKGNVSEMIRNCLAVNAGLLGNSAADDPGWVTDGDRKLLQDYVWAARANVTVSKDGSGQFRSIQEAINYATANRLGKKRVIVYVKRGVYEENILINRTMNKVMLVGDGVRNTIITGNRSSSAGFTTYSTATFGVDGNGFIARGITFRNTAGAESGQAVALRSASDLSVFYGCSFEGYQDTLFTQAQRQLYKSCYIYGTVDIIFGNAAVVLQNCVIYARKPLVGQANVITAQGRGDPYQNTGISIHNCRILAAPDLKPVVDSFRTYLGRPWQEYSRTVVMKSYLDGLVDPEGWSKWGDSDFALDTLYYGEYQNFGPAASMENRVNWTGYHNITTPAEAAQFTVANLIFGRQWLPTTGVPFTVGL
- the LOC131014414 gene encoding probable pectinesterase/pectinesterase inhibitor 59 isoform X3, giving the protein MEWWCSTTSHPQPCNHHMKQFHPKSHQDFRTMSVAAAMERAKTLARELSGSTSKKMVQRECEDLIDGTILHLNATLQSMMSSSTRANANAASDEQTWLSAALTNIETCIAGSHELSLPEFSSPILKGNVSEMIRNCLAVNAGLLGNSAADDPGWVTDGDRKLLQDYVWAARANVTVSKDGSGQFRSIQEAINYATANRLGKKRVIVYVKRGVYEENILINRTMNKVMLVGDGVRNTIITGNRSSSAGFTTYSTATFGVDGNGFIARGITFRNTAGAESGQAVALRSASDLSVFYGCSFEGYQDTLFTQAQRQLYKSCYIYGTVDIIFGNAAVVLQNCVIYARKPLVGQANVITAQGRGDPYQNTGISIHNCRILAAPDLKPVVDSFRTYLGRPWQEYSRTVVMKSYLDGLVDPEGWSKWGDSDFALDTLYYGEYQNFGPAASMENRVNWTGYHNITTPAEAAQFTVANLIFGRQWLPTTGVPFTVGL
- the LOC131014414 gene encoding pectinesterase-like isoform X1, producing MATTIRKVSIILSIFFIYLTPWHAAAAQDEAKNMEWWCSTTSHPQPCNHHMKQFHPKSHQDFRTMSVAAAMERAKTLARELSGSTSKKMVQRECEDLIDGTILHLNATLQSMMSSSTRANANAASDEQTWLSAALTNIETCIAGSHELSLPEFSSPILKGNVSEMIRNCLAVNAGLLGNSAADDPGWVTDGDRKLLQDYVWAARANVTVSKDGSGQFRSIQEAINYATANRLGKKRVIVYVKRGVYEENILINRTMNKVMLVGDGVRNTIITGNRSSSAGFTTYSTATFGVDGNGFIARGITFRNTAGAESGQAVALRSASDLSVFYGCSFEGYQDTLFTQAQRQLYKSCYIYGTVDIIFGNAAVVLQNCVIYARKPLVGQANVITAQGRGDPYQNTGISIHNCRILAAPDLKPVVDSFRTYLGRPWQEYSRTVVMKSYLDGLVDPEGWSKWGDSDFALDTLYYGEYQNFGPAASMENRVNWTGYHNITTPAEAAQFTVANLIFGRQWLPTTGVPFTVGL